The window cATTTTTTCTCTAAAAGACCAAACTAGATAATTTTCTCTTTCTATCGGGGTGTTATCACTTTTAGGCCAAAAACTAATTACATCTGGTagtcgaaaaagtgtataaaactgtataatttttgtatataacataaagaatgtatatatatacaaaaaatatacagttTTTATACATtctttcggctattatttttacagtgACTATACATAATGTCATTTTCCCCCATCGAATACTTACTGTAAAAGATCTTCACACACAAAACACTATTATgatccgaagaagaagaagaagaagaagaagaagaagaagaagaagcttgaCTAGAAAACCCCACGACTTTTGCTGCCACTCTTGTATCATGCATCGTAATTGAGTAAATCTTTTTAAGAATTGAATTTAAAAAATTGTGATCTTGGCTAGGTACTCAAACAAGCTTTTTCAGTGTGAagtaaaaaataaagagaaagaaatatAGATCTGAAATGGGAGATAGAGAagggaagaaaaatgaaaaaaaaaacaaataaagaaaaaagaaagacgAAGAAGACACAGAGAAAGAAAGAGGTGAGAAAGAGGGTGAAAAAAAGAGAGGATAGGATTGAAAGTAGTAATGGAAAAAAAGATGTGTGCGTTGGATAGaatgaaagaaagataaaaagggtGGGAATAAATGTAGTTTTGGGAAGATAAATGTATTGGAAATAGACAATGGCTACAAGTTGCAAATAAATTGGGCCGGAAGGCCATTTCGGGTCAGTAATGAAAACATGAGCTAATAAAATCTTTGAGTGGCCATACAATGTTATTTTCTCAACAATTAATCATATTCTTTTTTATTACATGTAATAGCTAGCCCATCATTTTATTTACACTATACACTTCCTCAGTCTCAGATTATATGAAATATCTTTTTAATAGCTTGTTCTAAAAAGAATGAtacattttatatttaaaaaataatttatctttaaacttagtattttacatattttattcTTAATGAGAAACTTAATGGTATGGCCCCACAATACTTTTGCTTTTTATACTTTAGAGAcaacaagtttcaaaaatcttcaatttttttaaaatgttgTGCCAAGTCAAAGTGTCATATAAATTAAAACAGAAGAAGCAGTTTGATCACGTCCCAGTCACACCCTAATAAGGGATATGAAACTGTCATTagcaataataattacccaatGCGAGTCGGGGTCGAACATCAAGGAGTTTATAAGGGTGTTACGGTAAACACTTAAGTAGGCAACTTGATGTAGCTTAATTTATCTTTCAAAAACAAGTGGTATATCGAGTTTACTAATTAAACTAGGATATATTTAGGGAGTTTTTCTtatatatactataatagaaaCTTATTTACCTATTTTTTTTAGGTTTTGTAGTTTTTGATAAGTATCTAGATTTTTCTtacaaattgtatatatttttcctttaaaaggCTCTCACCCCATTATTAATGCCTTCAACTAAGAGATTCAATTAAATCCTTTTCTTGTTTCcctcttctctcctctttccttttttttttcttttcctaatttcttcagtttgttttccTAACATACTCATCCACAAAATGGTCCATTTGAAGACCAAAAATACATATGATTCTCGAGCATACATACATACAATTTCGGGTTTTAAGATTTTGTAATTTGTATGGATTGGATGTTCTTGCTAGGGGTGGACGTCGGTCGGTTCGGTCGGTTATTATGaaagtacggttcggttaatCGGTTTTCgattttgtaatattaataaccaaatcaaaccaaagtatTTACGGTTCGGTGCGGTTTTTTCAAggttcggttcggttatttcCGATTTAGTTTTTCGGTTATTAACGGTTCAAGATTTTTATATCCGATGTAAACTACGGATCTTTAGGTCGGCCTCTGGCTAGCAGTCCAGTTATAGCTAAACAAAATTGCAAAGAAAGAATTTTTCCCTTCCAATTTCCATATGAAAATCAGAAAGTTGTAACAGTAATTAATCTCTTTGGCATGCACTATGAGACAGAAAATGGAAATACAAACCAAGAGATACACCATTTATGTAACTGAATATAGACAGACGTGCCACTGAAAGATTTCAGACGTGGCATTAATTATTTCAAACAAGAAGATAAGCAAACACAATTCATCAAACACTGTTTAGCTAAAACTCGCAGCTACCAAAGTCCAAAACAAGTTTAGAAATACCATCACCAAACAACAAAACAGTGGCAAACTAATCACAAGCCACAAGCCACAAAGTAAGTCTAGAAAAGGATACTTAAAGTCTTAAATACGAATCACTGGATGAGGCATGAGACACTTTTTAATATGCTTCACTAAGCCAAAAGTGCCATAATACTTCGGATGACAATTATAAACTCGACCACAATGAAGGCACTTTGCTTTGCGGGCTTCTTTATTTACTTCAACTAGCTCAAAATATTCCCAAATAGGCGATCTAGCTTTAGGACCACGCGGCATAGTTGAAcctataaaaaaaaagaaaatatcacaagttagtaaaatatttttaattataaataacaAAAGGAATAAAGGATATCATAAAACAAGCAAATCTTTAAACTTACCACGTGTTCAAACTATGCATCAACAATGCTAGTATCTCTTTCAACTATGCAAGTCTCTCTTCCGCTGTTTGCCATATCCAAATATAAGTTGATAAAGTGTGTCATTTAAACTTACAAAGTCAACTAATTTTTACTAAAACACTCATAAAACACAAAAACTTACCAAGTTCAATTTGctcaagaaactccaaatcttcTTCAACATTAATAGGAGTACCCTCACATCTAAACCAATCTTGAACACAAATAAGACTTTGCACCAACCGaggagtcaatgaactcctaaatgaatcaagaatgcGGCCACCGGTGCTAAATGCACATTCTGATACAACACTTGAAATTGGAATGGCTAATACATCACGAGCTAGCTCAGATAGAATAGGAAATCGAGGCGCATTAATTTTTCACCAATCTAAGATTTTAAAGTCATTAGAATCATCAGACAATGGCTCTTGTCCTTCACCAATATATCTTTCAAACTCAGATTTAGCACCTACACTTCCGGAgtcttcctttttccttttcaataattgCTTTATTCTCACAGATTTTGTTCTCATATTCCCACTAGATGAATCAGATGTGTCATCAAATGAAGTAGATTTAGATGAAGATGATTTAAGATAACATCctttagaatatttttttttatactcCCCAAATAAAGAATTCAAATAAGCATCCACTTCGGCAGTTAATTTCTTCCCTGGTTCCTCCCCGAATATTTCCTCAAGTGCAAAACCAACATACTCTAATTTGTTATGAGGATCTATTAGAGAAGCAATGAATattattttattcatcttttcagGTTCACtccaatattttttaaacttctcTTTCATCCTACCTGCCATCTTACTCAAATTAGTATCATCACTAGCTAAACAAGCTTTAAAATGACTATCAAGCTCACATATATCCTCAAAATGACAATTGGAAGTGACATAACGTGAACCTGAAACTTTTTCGGTGAGTTCGTGAAATCTTTCAAGAAACTTTATCACGTTTCTCACATTCACCCAATCATCACATACAAATGGACCTGCAACATTCCCATCCTCACAAACATGCATACAAAGATGAGTAGAAAATCCATTATCAAAAAGATGAAGCTTGTCAAAGGCTTTCTCAAAATTTTGCGCTGTTTCCAACATCaagtaggtggaattccacctagtaggaacatccaaacacaaTATTTTGCTACATTCTACCTCTTGATGTGCACAGCATTCCCTAAACTTTAAGGTCCTTTGCGGAGATGATCTCACATACCTCACAGCTTGTCTAACACGTTTTACAGAAATATCAATTTCCTTCAAACCATCTTGCACAATTAGATTAAGTATGTGAGCCATACATCTCACATGAAGATGCTTACCACTCATCGAATTCGTTTTTCACATATCTAGTTGCTTAGACAATTCTTTGACCGTGACATCATTCGAAGAAGCAGTATCAACAGTAACAGTGAATACCTTATCCAATTTCCATTCAAGCAAACAATTACCAATAACTTTTGCCATTTCGTCGCCCTTATGACTAGATATAGGGCAAAAATttagtattcttttatgcaacaCCCAATCTCTATCAATAAAATGAcctatcaaacacatgtagttaatTCTTTGTAACGAAGTCCATGTGTCTGTGGTAAGGCAAATTTTTGGTTTTACTTCTCTGAAAATTTTCATTAGTTTAAGCCTATCTTTATTGTAAACTTGAAAACAATCCCTTGTAATTGTCCTACAAGAAGGAACATTAAATAGAGGTTGGGCTATGCTCATAAACTTCTTAAAGCCTCTCTTTTCAACAAAGCTAAAAGGTAATTCCTCTGTAATTACCATCTCAACCAAAGCCCTCCTAACTAGTTCTTGATCAAATTTGCAAAGCACCCCACCATTAATTTGCCCCATCCTTTTGTAaacacaattgtatttatgtattATCAACTTTTCGTGGTATTTTTGGACACTTCTTTAAATGAGTATTCAATGATGTTGTTCCATTCAATCGTGAATCAGCCTTATAATCACGACTACAATGTTTACACTTTGCTTTATCACCTCCATTATCATCTTTAAACTTTTCAAAATGATCCCAAGCAGTTGATCTGCATTGTACGGATTTTCTTTTTTCGGGTCTTGACTAGTTTCAACTGAATTTGTAGGTGAAGAAGTAGGTTCGCTTTCAGATGAATCCACCTCACTTACTCTACTTTCAACTTCTGCCATCTATAGAAAATTGAATTAAAACAGAATTAAAAATGCAAATCGGTAAACAATTTTAAGTCAAAATGTTCTAGTTGTGCAATATCACGCAAAGTTATATCCTATAACAAATGTAT is drawn from Nicotiana tabacum cultivar K326 chromosome 9, ASM71507v2, whole genome shotgun sequence and contains these coding sequences:
- the LOC142163994 gene encoding zinc finger BED domain-containing protein RICESLEEPER 2-like, with the translated sequence MAHILNLIVQDGLKEIDISVKRVRQAVRYVRSSPQRTLKFRECCAHQEVECSKILCLDVPTRWNSTYLMLETAQNFEKAFDKLHLFDNGFSTHLCMHVCEDGNVAGPFVCDDWVNVRNVIKFLERFHELTEKVSGSRYVTSNCHFEDICELDSHFKACLASDDTNLSKMAGRMKEKFKKYWSEPEKMNKIIFIASLIDPHNKLEYVGFALEEIFGEEPGKKLTAEVDAYLNSLFGEYKKKYSKGCYLKSSSSKSTSFDDTSDSSSGNMRTKSVRIKQLLKRKKEDSGSVGAKSEFERYIGEGQEPLSDDSNDFKILDCTGGRILDSFRSSLTPRLVQSLICVQDWFRCEGTPINVEEDLEFLEQIELGSTMPRGPKARSPIWEYFELVEVNKEARKAKCLHCGRVYNCHPKYYGTFGLVKHIKKCLMPHPVIRI
- the LOC142163995 gene encoding zinc finger BED domain-containing protein RICESLEEPER 3-like, which produces MGQINGGVLCKFDQELVRRALVEMVITEELPFSFVEKRGFKKFMSIAQPLFNVPSCRTITRDCFQVYNKDRLKLMKIFREVKPKICLTTDTWTSLQRINYMCLIGHFIDRDWVLHKRILNFCPISSHKGDEMAKVIGNCLLEWKLDKVFTVTVDTASSNDVTVKELSKQLDM